From a single Streptomyces sp. NBC_00377 genomic region:
- a CDS encoding ribose-phosphate diphosphokinase, with protein sequence MRDISVFSGSAHPELAAEVCTHLGVPLSPTRLSRFANDCLEVQLQANCRERDVFLVQPLVRPVQEHLVELLLMCDAARGASAGRITVVMPHYSYARSDKKDAPRISLGGRLVADLMAAAGVHRVLAMTLHSPQVHGFFSMPVDHLHAHRELAAHFRRYDLTRTTVVSPDLGNAKEAAAFARMIGAQVAAGAKQRFADDRVSISAVIGEVAGRDVIVLDDEIAKGSTVLELLDRLRESEPRSIRVACTHGLFAAGALKRLSEQPDVLEIVCTNTVPVPAEEHTDKLRILSIAPALAEAVRRIHNGESVSALFDAARGE encoded by the coding sequence GTGCGAGACATCTCCGTGTTCAGCGGCAGTGCCCACCCCGAGCTGGCCGCCGAGGTCTGTACCCACCTCGGTGTGCCCCTGAGCCCCACCCGGCTCAGCAGGTTCGCCAACGACTGTCTGGAGGTCCAGCTCCAGGCGAACTGCCGGGAGCGGGACGTCTTCCTGGTGCAGCCCCTGGTCAGGCCCGTGCAGGAGCACCTCGTCGAGCTGCTGCTGATGTGCGACGCGGCCCGTGGGGCGTCGGCGGGCCGGATCACGGTCGTCATGCCGCACTACTCCTACGCCCGCTCCGACAAGAAGGACGCGCCCCGCATCTCGCTGGGCGGCAGGCTGGTCGCGGACCTGATGGCGGCGGCCGGCGTCCACCGTGTCCTCGCCATGACCCTGCACTCGCCGCAGGTGCACGGCTTCTTCTCGATGCCCGTCGACCACCTGCACGCCCACCGCGAGCTGGCCGCCCACTTCCGCCGCTACGACCTCACCCGCACCACCGTGGTCTCGCCCGACCTCGGCAACGCCAAGGAGGCCGCCGCCTTCGCGCGGATGATCGGCGCCCAGGTGGCGGCGGGGGCCAAGCAGCGGTTCGCCGACGACCGGGTCAGCATCAGCGCGGTGATCGGCGAGGTGGCTGGGCGGGATGTCATCGTCCTCGACGACGAGATCGCCAAGGGCAGCACGGTTCTGGAGCTGCTGGACCGGCTGCGCGAGTCCGAGCCGAGGTCGATACGCGTGGCCTGCACGCACGGCCTGTTCGCGGCCGGGGCCCTCAAGCGGCTCAGCGAGCAGCCCGACGTGCTGGAGATCGTGTGCACCAACACGGTGCCGGTGCCCGCTGAGGAACACACCGACAAACTGCGGATCCTGTCCATCGCGCCCGCCCTCGCGGAGGCCGTGCGCCGCATCCACAACGGTGAGTCGGTCAGCGCCCTGTTCGACGCGGCACGCGGTGAGTAG
- a CDS encoding DUF4230 domain-containing protein, which translates to MTTSLKPETPTKRLPRRMPGWAKVLTAVVVVLVVMFAGIRLSLLPGLRDFFGTETHDRSGPALLESIQDMSRYDAASGNFQVVVDLEKDAKYLPDAIRGTRTLYVGAGTVDAYVDLGKVGDKDVTVDGDRTSATLRLPHALLGKPALDPDRSYAVSKQRGLFDRLGDLFSDNPGGEQAVQKLAVKHISEAAKESELTSRAETNTTDMLKGLLHSLGFVDVKVTYGP; encoded by the coding sequence ATGACGACTTCTCTCAAGCCCGAAACGCCCACCAAGCGCCTCCCCCGGCGCATGCCCGGCTGGGCCAAGGTGCTCACCGCCGTCGTGGTCGTGCTCGTCGTGATGTTCGCCGGGATCCGGCTGAGCCTGCTGCCGGGACTGCGCGACTTCTTCGGCACCGAGACCCATGACCGCTCGGGCCCCGCCCTGCTGGAGTCCATCCAGGACATGAGCCGCTACGACGCGGCCTCCGGCAACTTCCAGGTCGTCGTGGACCTGGAGAAGGACGCCAAGTACCTCCCCGACGCGATCCGCGGCACGCGCACCCTGTACGTCGGGGCGGGCACCGTGGACGCCTACGTCGACCTCGGCAAGGTCGGCGACAAGGACGTGACGGTCGACGGCGACCGCACCTCGGCCACGCTCCGGCTGCCGCACGCCCTGCTCGGCAAGCCGGCCCTCGACCCCGACCGCTCCTACGCGGTCTCCAAGCAGCGCGGTCTCTTCGACCGCCTCGGCGACCTCTTCTCGGACAACCCGGGCGGGGAGCAGGCCGTCCAGAAACTGGCGGTCAAGCACATCTCCGAGGCCGCGAAGGAGAGTGAACTGACCTCGCGCGCCGAGACCAACACCACCGACATGCTCAAGGGGCTGCTGCACTCCCTCGGCTTCGTGGACGTGAAGGTGACGTACGGCCCCTGA
- a CDS encoding VanZ family protein: protein MSRAALRPLAVFRPRAGRTEEPAPPKNGTRRSDPKAASSKKAAHTERRPLPLPLRALAMLFAFAFMVAFAVVLARLTLEPSPASAALVHSNLRPGDSLRAYLDQPELRDAVKQIGGNVLLGVPFGVLVPVVAPQARGLLRVLLLTAGVMLLVEFAQGALVTGRAFDIDDVILNTTGALIGYLLLGRRVSRAVHARRQRV, encoded by the coding sequence ATGTCCCGTGCAGCCCTACGTCCGCTTGCCGTGTTCCGCCCGCGCGCCGGCCGGACCGAGGAGCCCGCACCGCCGAAGAACGGGACCAGGAGGTCCGACCCGAAGGCCGCCTCGTCGAAGAAGGCCGCACACACCGAACGCCGTCCGTTGCCGCTCCCCCTGCGGGCGCTGGCGATGCTGTTCGCCTTCGCCTTCATGGTGGCGTTCGCCGTCGTCCTCGCCCGGCTCACCCTGGAGCCGTCGCCCGCCTCCGCGGCGCTGGTGCACTCCAACCTGCGTCCGGGCGACTCGCTGCGCGCCTACCTCGACCAGCCCGAACTGCGCGACGCCGTGAAGCAGATCGGCGGGAACGTGCTGCTGGGTGTGCCCTTCGGCGTTCTGGTGCCGGTGGTCGCTCCGCAGGCGCGGGGGCTGCTGCGTGTGCTGCTGCTGACCGCGGGCGTCATGCTGCTGGTGGAGTTCGCCCAGGGCGCACTGGTCACCGGACGTGCCTTCGACATCGACGACGTCATCCTCAACACCACCGGCGCCCTGATCGGCTACCTGCTCCTGGGACGCAGGGTGAGCCGCGCGGTGCACGCAAGGCGACAGCGGGTGTGA
- a CDS encoding PHP domain-containing protein: MDPVEALDRIAFLLERSLAPTYRVRAFRTAARVLAPLPAAEIGQRAAAGTLESLKGVGPKTAQVVREALAGQVPSYLEKLEGEAGRPLTDGAGAGLRALLRGDCHVHSDWSDGGSPIEEMGRAAAALGHDWTVLTDHSPRLTVARGLSPERLRRQLEVVEELNATWAPFRLLTGIECDILDDGSLDQEPELLERLDVVVVSVHSKLRMESRAMTRRMVAAVRDPHADILGHCTGRLVTGKGRPESQFDADEVFAACAESGTAVEINSRPERLDPPRRLLRRAVEAGTLFAVDTDAHAPGQLDWQILGCARAEECGVPAERIVTAWELADLLAWTREGRVPAGVAGA, from the coding sequence ATGGATCCCGTCGAGGCGCTGGACCGGATCGCCTTCCTGCTGGAGCGTTCCCTGGCGCCGACCTACCGGGTGCGCGCCTTCCGTACCGCGGCCCGGGTGCTGGCCCCACTGCCCGCGGCGGAGATCGGGCAGCGGGCGGCCGCCGGGACGCTGGAGTCCCTGAAGGGAGTGGGCCCCAAGACCGCGCAGGTCGTGCGGGAGGCCCTCGCCGGGCAGGTCCCGTCCTACCTGGAGAAGCTGGAGGGCGAGGCCGGCCGGCCGCTGACGGACGGCGCGGGGGCCGGGCTGAGGGCCCTGCTGCGCGGCGACTGCCATGTCCACTCGGACTGGTCCGACGGCGGCAGTCCCATCGAGGAGATGGGCCGGGCGGCCGCCGCGCTCGGCCACGACTGGACCGTGCTGACCGACCACTCACCGCGCCTGACGGTGGCCCGCGGGCTCTCCCCCGAGCGGCTGCGCCGGCAACTGGAGGTGGTCGAGGAACTCAACGCGACCTGGGCGCCGTTCCGGCTGCTGACCGGCATCGAATGCGACATCCTCGACGACGGGTCGCTGGACCAGGAGCCGGAGCTGCTGGAGCGGCTCGACGTTGTGGTCGTCTCCGTCCATTCCAAACTGCGCATGGAGTCCCGGGCGATGACGCGCCGCATGGTCGCCGCGGTCCGCGATCCGCACGCCGACATCCTCGGCCACTGCACCGGGCGGCTCGTCACCGGGAAGGGCCGGCCCGAGTCGCAGTTCGACGCGGACGAGGTATTCGCCGCGTGTGCCGAGTCAGGCACCGCCGTGGAGATCAACAGCAGGCCCGAGCGGCTCGACCCGCCGCGCCGGCTGCTGCGCCGGGCCGTGGAGGCCGGCACGCTGTTCGCCGTCGACACCGACGCGCACGCGCCCGGTCAGCTGGACTGGCAGATCCTGGGCTGCGCGCGGGCCGAGGAGTGCGGGGTTCCGGCGGAACGGATCGTGACGGCCTGGGAGCTCGCGGACCTGCTGGCCTGGACGCGGGAGGGGCGGGTGCCCGCGGGCGTGGCGGGCGCCTGA
- a CDS encoding HAD family hydrolase: protein MTRAAVFDVDGTLVDTNHLHVITWWEAFRQAGHRVPMHAVHRAVGLGSDDLVAHLLGDDRDKDQDAELSAAHKALYGQYFDRLPALRDAGPLLRTLHDVGWTVVLATSASGAELSALRAAIDADDVIAATASADDVEEGKPAPEPVEHALELVGASAGQAVFVGDTVWDMKAGRRAGVRCVGVLCGGIPRADLMEAGAEAVYADPADLLSSLSDSPLA from the coding sequence ATGACACGCGCTGCCGTGTTCGACGTCGACGGCACCCTGGTCGACACCAACCACCTGCACGTGATCACCTGGTGGGAAGCCTTCCGGCAGGCGGGCCACAGGGTCCCGATGCACGCCGTGCACCGGGCGGTCGGACTGGGCTCCGACGACCTCGTCGCCCACCTGCTCGGCGACGACCGGGACAAGGACCAGGACGCCGAGCTCAGCGCCGCTCACAAGGCCCTGTACGGGCAGTACTTCGACCGGCTGCCCGCGCTGCGGGACGCCGGTCCGTTGCTGCGCACGCTGCACGACGTCGGCTGGACGGTCGTGCTGGCCACCTCCGCGAGCGGGGCCGAGCTGTCCGCCCTGCGGGCCGCCATCGACGCCGACGACGTCATCGCGGCGACGGCGAGCGCGGACGACGTCGAGGAGGGCAAGCCCGCCCCCGAGCCGGTGGAACACGCCCTGGAACTGGTCGGGGCGTCCGCCGGGCAGGCCGTTTTCGTCGGGGACACCGTGTGGGACATGAAGGCCGGCCGACGGGCCGGAGTGCGCTGCGTGGGTGTCCTGTGCGGCGGCATCCCGCGCGCCGACCTCATGGAGGCGGGCGCGGAAGCCGTCTACGCCGACCCCGCGGACCTCCTGTCCTCCCTGTCGGACAGCCCGCTCGCCTGA